In one window of Chloroflexota bacterium DNA:
- a CDS encoding nucleotidyl transferase AbiEii/AbiGii toxin family protein produces the protein MAALESPHWEAVPTGLRELLPIIATLPFSSEFYLGGGTALALRLGHRLSHDLDLFSETDRVGDATRSEIREHLRSSFSEIAIVTDTLGDLTVTIADRHVGFYSYGYRMLEPGGELMGIRVAGLLDIAAMKLDAIAGRGARRDFYDLYTLAQSTPLEELFERAQEKYPDTRDFAMIVMPYLNDFRNADRDVPVDALIPVTWEEVKSFFLSEARRLAKLWFISPD, from the coding sequence ATGGCCGCATTAGAGTCGCCGCACTGGGAAGCTGTGCCAACCGGCCTGCGTGAACTGCTGCCCATTATCGCCACGCTCCCCTTCTCCTCTGAATTCTACCTGGGCGGCGGCACGGCGCTTGCTTTGCGGCTGGGGCACCGCTTGTCGCACGATCTGGATTTGTTCTCGGAAACGGATCGGGTTGGCGACGCTACTCGCTCAGAGATCAGGGAGCATCTGCGCTCTTCGTTTTCGGAGATCGCAATTGTCACCGACACGCTGGGCGATCTCACGGTCACGATTGCCGATCGGCATGTTGGATTCTATTCGTATGGCTATCGAATGTTGGAGCCGGGCGGCGAACTGATGGGCATTCGAGTGGCCGGCCTGCTTGATATTGCGGCGATGAAGCTGGATGCGATTGCCGGGCGTGGGGCGCGCCGGGATTTTTACGACTTGTATACTTTGGCGCAGAGCACCCCGCTTGAAGAATTGTTCGAGCGCGCTCAGGAAAAATACCCGGACACACGCGACTTTGCCATGATTGTGATGCCCTATTTGAACGATTTCCGCAACGCCGACCGCGACGTGCCGGTGGACGCTCTGATCCCGGTGACGTGGGAGGAAGTCAAAAGTTTCTTTCTCTCTGAAGCGCGGCGCTTAGCAAAGTTATGGTTTATCTCTCCTGACTGA
- a CDS encoding DUF1697 domain-containing protein yields the protein MPRYIAFLRAINVGGHTVKMDELRALFESLGFSKVETFIASGNVIFETKSGKTQALQTRIEKLLHQSLGYEVATFIRTDAEVAAIAHYKPFTDSALQSAGALNVAFLAEPLPGEAQKTLMRLKTDIDDFHAHGREVYWLCRKKQSESTFSNALFERTLKIQTTFRGFNTVLKLAAKYPSSLSQER from the coding sequence ATGCCCAGATATATTGCCTTTCTACGAGCCATTAATGTCGGCGGCCACACCGTCAAAATGGATGAACTGCGGGCGCTCTTCGAGTCGCTCGGGTTCTCGAAGGTCGAGACGTTCATCGCCAGCGGCAACGTGATATTCGAAACAAAGTCCGGCAAGACGCAAGCTCTGCAAACAAGAATTGAAAAGCTTCTACACCAGTCTCTCGGTTACGAAGTTGCCACGTTTATCCGAACCGACGCCGAGGTTGCGGCCATCGCCCATTACAAACCCTTCACCGACTCGGCGTTGCAATCCGCCGGGGCGCTCAACGTGGCCTTCCTGGCCGAGCCATTGCCGGGCGAGGCCCAAAAAACCCTGATGCGCTTGAAGACCGATATTGACGATTTTCACGCGCATGGCCGGGAAGTGTACTGGCTGTGCCGGAAGAAACAAAGCGAGTCGACCTTTTCCAATGCGCTGTTCGAGCGAACGCTGAAAATTCAGACGACGTTTCGGGGGTTCAATACCGTCCTGAAGCTGGCGGCAAAATATCCGTCTTCACTCAGTCAGGAGAGATAA
- the uvrA gene encoding excinuclease ABC subunit UvrA has product MPQDKIIVVGAREHNLKNITVEIPRDKLVVITGLSGSGKSSLAFDTIFAEGQRRYVESLSAYARQFLGQLEKPDVDRIDGLSPAVAIDQKGVSHNPRSTVGTVTEVYDYLRLLFARAGTPHCPKCGRLVQKQSAEQIVDAVSAMPEGAKFMILAPLVKDRKGHHQQVFEDARKSGFVRVRVDGQVRDVEEQIELDRYKMHTIEAVVDRLIVKAGKGDEAKEFQTRVTDSVETALRLGGGTIIVNRLDTNDDQLYSEHFACPFDGTNLPEIEPRTFSFNSPHGACPTCQGLGTRMEIDPDLIIPNKSLSVAEGAIAVMEWRSTEEGGGYYWQTLEATARHYNVPLDKPFSTLTEKQAKIVLYGSEGEKVRIHYQTRDGRTANWDTAYEGIINNLKRRYQETTSDYIRQKIEEFMTYSPCDACGGQRLRPEALAVTLDNLNIVQVTEWPVNRVLEWVEGLRGKNGKGGKERKSGEAASASASLSQREAIIAAPILKEIRSRLQFMVDVGLDYLTLSRTAGSLSGGEAQRIRLATQIGSQLMGVLYVLDEPSIGLHQRDNARLIKTLQRMRDLGNTMLVVEHDDETMLSADWIVDLGPGAGANGGYLVAEGTVNDIMKHKSSLTGAYLSGRKKIEVPKTRREGNGKHLTLRGARENNLKDIDVKIPLGKLVCITGVSGSGKSTLLVELVYKSLAQKLHGAHDRPGDFDGLDGVEHVDKIINIDQSPIGRTPRSNPATYTGMFDEIRNLFAEMPESKTRGYKAGRYSFNVKGGRCEACQGQGQIQIEMQFLPDVFVPCEVCHGTRYNRETLQVRYKEKSIAEVLDMSVDEALPFFENFPVLKRKLDTLAAVGLGYIKLGQPATTLSGGEAQRVKLSKELSKRASGHTLYVLDEPSVGLHAADVHNLTDVLQKFADDGHTVLIIEHNMDIIKLADHIIDLGPEGGDRGGFIVAEGTPEEVAKVKESYTGQYLKKHLRNGRK; this is encoded by the coding sequence ATGCCTCAAGACAAAATAATTGTGGTTGGCGCGCGAGAGCACAACCTAAAAAATATCACGGTTGAGATTCCGCGCGACAAGTTGGTGGTCATCACCGGCCTGTCGGGATCGGGCAAATCGTCGCTGGCGTTCGACACGATCTTCGCCGAGGGCCAGCGGCGCTACGTCGAAAGCTTGTCGGCCTACGCCCGCCAGTTTCTCGGCCAGCTTGAGAAGCCGGATGTGGATCGCATTGACGGCCTCAGCCCGGCGGTGGCGATTGACCAGAAGGGCGTGAGCCACAACCCGCGCTCCACCGTCGGCACCGTCACCGAAGTTTACGACTACCTGCGTCTGCTCTTCGCCCGCGCCGGAACGCCGCACTGCCCCAAGTGCGGGCGGCTGGTGCAGAAGCAGTCCGCCGAGCAAATTGTGGACGCGGTCAGCGCCATGCCTGAAGGCGCAAAGTTTATGATCCTGGCCCCGCTGGTCAAAGATCGCAAAGGCCACCATCAGCAAGTATTCGAGGACGCCCGCAAGAGCGGCTTCGTGCGGGTGCGGGTGGACGGCCAGGTGCGCGACGTTGAGGAGCAGATCGAGCTTGACCGCTACAAGATGCACACGATTGAGGCAGTAGTGGATCGGTTGATCGTGAAGGCGGGCAAGGGCGACGAAGCCAAAGAGTTTCAAACGCGCGTCACCGACTCCGTGGAAACCGCCTTGCGGCTGGGCGGCGGGACGATCATCGTCAACCGCCTCGACACCAACGACGATCAGCTTTATTCTGAGCACTTCGCCTGCCCCTTCGACGGCACCAACCTGCCCGAGATCGAGCCGCGCACGTTTTCGTTCAACAGCCCGCATGGCGCTTGCCCCACCTGCCAGGGTTTGGGCACGAGAATGGAGATTGACCCTGACCTGATCATTCCCAACAAGAGTCTCAGCGTTGCCGAGGGCGCGATTGCCGTGATGGAATGGCGGAGCACGGAAGAGGGCGGCGGCTACTATTGGCAGACGTTGGAAGCGACCGCCCGTCACTATAACGTCCCGCTCGACAAACCTTTCAGCACCCTGACCGAGAAGCAGGCCAAGATCGTCCTCTACGGCTCTGAGGGCGAGAAGGTTCGCATCCATTACCAGACGCGCGACGGTCGAACCGCCAACTGGGACACGGCCTACGAGGGCATCATCAACAACCTCAAGCGGCGCTATCAAGAGACCACCTCCGACTACATCCGCCAGAAGATCGAAGAATTCATGACCTACAGCCCGTGCGACGCCTGCGGCGGGCAACGCCTGCGCCCCGAAGCGTTAGCCGTAACTCTCGACAACCTGAACATCGTGCAAGTGACGGAGTGGCCGGTGAACCGGGTTTTAGAATGGGTGGAGGGGTTGAGGGGGAAGAATGGGAAAGGAGGGAAAGAAAGGAAATCGGGGGAGGCGGCCTCCGCGTCCGCATCCCTCAGCCAGCGAGAGGCGATTATTGCCGCCCCGATCTTGAAAGAGATTCGGTCACGCTTGCAATTTATGGTGGACGTTGGATTGGATTACCTGACGTTGAGCCGCACGGCGGGCAGTCTTTCCGGCGGCGAGGCGCAACGAATCCGGCTGGCGACGCAGATCGGCTCGCAGTTGATGGGCGTGCTCTACGTGCTCGACGAGCCGAGCATCGGCCTGCACCAGCGCGACAACGCCCGGCTGATCAAAACGCTCCAGCGCATGCGCGATTTGGGCAACACCATGCTGGTGGTGGAGCACGACGACGAAACGATGCTGTCTGCCGACTGGATTGTGGACCTGGGGCCAGGGGCAGGCGCGAATGGCGGCTACCTGGTGGCTGAAGGCACGGTGAACGACATCATGAAACACAAGTCGTCGCTCACCGGCGCGTATCTTTCGGGCCGCAAAAAGATTGAAGTGCCGAAAACGCGGCGCGAGGGCAACGGCAAGCACTTAACTCTGCGCGGCGCGCGCGAGAACAACTTGAAGGACATTGACGTGAAGATTCCGCTCGGCAAGCTGGTGTGTATCACCGGCGTGTCGGGGTCGGGCAAGAGCACCCTGCTGGTGGAGCTGGTCTACAAGTCGCTGGCCCAGAAGCTTCACGGCGCGCATGACCGGCCCGGCGACTTCGACGGCCTCGACGGCGTCGAACACGTTGACAAGATCATCAACATTGACCAGTCGCCCATTGGCCGCACGCCGCGCTCCAACCCGGCCACCTACACCGGCATGTTCGACGAGATTCGCAACCTGTTCGCCGAGATGCCGGAGTCCAAGACTCGCGGCTACAAGGCCGGGCGCTACTCGTTCAACGTCAAGGGCGGGCGGTGCGAGGCCTGCCAGGGCCAGGGCCAGATTCAAATCGAGATGCAGTTCCTGCCGGACGTGTTCGTGCCGTGCGAGGTCTGCCACGGCACGCGCTACAACCGCGAAACGTTGCAGGTGCGCTACAAAGAAAAGAGCATCGCCGAAGTGCTGGACATGAGCGTGGACGAAGCCTTGCCGTTCTTCGAGAACTTCCCGGTTCTCAAGCGCAAACTGGACACGCTGGCCGCCGTTGGCCTGGGCTACATCAAACTTGGTCAACCCGCCACCACGCTTTCGGGCGGCGAGGCGCAGAGGGTGAAGCTGAGCAAGGAGCTATCCAAACGGGCCAGCGGCCACACCCTGTACGTGCTCGACGAGCCAAGCGTCGGCCTGCACGCCGCCGATGTCCACAATCTGACCGATGTCCTCCAAAAATTCGCCGACGACGGCCACACCGTCCTCATCATCGAGCACAACATGGACATCATCAAGCTGGCCGACCACATCATTGACCTGGGGCCGGAGGGCGGCGACCGGGGCGGCTTCATCGTGGCCGAAGGCACGCCGGAAGAAGTGGCGAAGGTGAAGGAGAGTTATACCGGGCAGTATTTGAAGAAGCATTTGAGGAACGGCAGGAAGTAA
- a CDS encoding metallophosphoesterase family protein — protein MRLAVLADIHGNLPALQTVADHIERWRPEGVVLAGDVVNRGPRPVECWRFVQEKVKTQGWQLVRGNHEEYVVSQATNTHAPGSPEFEIARSSFWTYQKFNGEVSALNDLPFSLDLPSPGGGVRVAHASMRGSRDGIYPWTTDEELSQQVGSPPPALFVVGHTHRPLTRQVNGAQVVNVGSVGLPFDGDPRAGYAQFVWQAGSWQAEIVRPDYDRAQAERDFFDTGFYDEGGALAKLMVRELRIAQSQIGEWTVAWQAKVVAGEIGLEESVERFLAEGSNVTKTD, from the coding sequence ATGAGGCTCGCCGTCCTCGCCGACATTCACGGAAACCTGCCGGCCCTGCAAACTGTGGCCGACCACATTGAACGCTGGCGGCCCGAGGGTGTCGTGTTGGCCGGCGATGTGGTCAATCGCGGCCCGCGCCCGGTGGAATGCTGGCGCTTTGTGCAAGAGAAGGTAAAAACGCAGGGCTGGCAGTTGGTGCGCGGCAACCATGAAGAATACGTGGTCAGCCAGGCCACGAACACCCACGCGCCGGGAAGCCCGGAGTTTGAGATCGCCCGCAGTTCGTTTTGGACATATCAAAAGTTCAACGGCGAAGTGTCGGCGCTGAACGACCTGCCCTTCTCGCTCGATCTGCCCTCACCCGGCGGCGGAGTGCGAGTCGCTCACGCTTCGATGCGCGGATCGCGCGACGGCATCTATCCCTGGACGACCGACGAGGAGTTGAGCCAGCAAGTTGGCTCGCCGCCCCCGGCTCTGTTTGTGGTCGGCCACACCCACCGCCCGCTGACCCGGCAGGTGAATGGCGCACAAGTCGTCAACGTTGGCTCGGTTGGCCTGCCGTTCGACGGCGACCCGCGCGCCGGTTACGCCCAGTTCGTGTGGCAGGCTGGCAGCTGGCAAGCTGAGATCGTCCGCCCTGATTATGATCGAGCGCAGGCCGAGCGCGACTTTTTTGACACCGGCTTTTATGACGAAGGCGGCGCGCTGGCGAAGTTGATGGTGCGAGAACTGCGAATCGCCCAATCGCAGATCGGCGAGTGGACGGTTGCCTGGCAGGCGAAGGTGGTGGCGGGCGAGATCGGGCTTGAGGAGTCGGTGGAGAGGTTTTTGGCAGAGGGATCTAACGTCACCAAAACGGATTGA
- a CDS encoding substrate-binding domain-containing protein — translation MITACAAPRPAPTVQPPIRVATTISAQPFAAAATDRTANPGTEFEIMLAASTSDLLDQVASGGVIGFTLFLPGESTLWGTPLGEEPIVVIVNPTNAVNDLTLAQVQDIFAGRVGGWSVAVREDGDDSRLAFEAMIETQPALTSRVAPSPEAMLKFVAQTPDGIGYLPLSWLNETVKALTIDGRPPTDADYELKALLVAIAKEEPTGAAREWLGRLQK, via the coding sequence TTGATAACGGCCTGCGCCGCGCCCCGGCCCGCGCCTACGGTTCAGCCGCCGATTCGGGTGGCGACCACGATCTCAGCCCAACCCTTCGCGGCGGCGGCCACTGATCGAACGGCCAACCCCGGAACCGAGTTCGAGATCATGCTGGCGGCTTCCACATCCGATCTGTTGGATCAAGTGGCAAGCGGCGGCGTCATCGGCTTCACCCTGTTTCTGCCGGGCGAGTCGACTCTGTGGGGCACGCCGCTCGGCGAAGAACCCATCGTCGTCATTGTCAACCCGACGAACGCCGTCAACGATCTGACGCTGGCGCAAGTGCAAGATATTTTCGCCGGGCGGGTCGGCGGCTGGTCTGTCGCCGTGCGTGAGGATGGCGACGACTCGCGGCTGGCATTTGAGGCAATGATCGAGACCCAGCCCGCGCTCACCTCGCGGGTCGCGCCCTCGCCCGAAGCCATGCTCAAGTTTGTGGCCCAGACGCCGGACGGCATTGGCTACCTGCCGCTCAGTTGGCTGAACGAGACCGTGAAGGCGTTGACGATTGATGGCAGGCCGCCGACGGATGCCGACTATGAATTGAAGGCCCTGCTCGTGGCAATTGCAAAGGAAGAGCCAACCGGCGCGGCCCGCGAGTGGCTGGGGCGGTTACAAAAATGA
- the uppP gene encoding undecaprenyl-diphosphatase UppP produces MSIFQSFILGLVQGVTEFLPISSTAHLILVPWLLNWSFNEEAVFAFNVLVQLGTVTAVILYFRRDLWKIALAVLNGIRRGRPFVSDNARLGWLVVAATVPAAIIGLLFKRFFEALHHNPLLIASIVAGAAALFLVERISRHDRDLSALTWRDAVIIGCSQALALLPGVSRSAATISGGLVLGLKRDAAARFSFLMSIPILIAASAIAVKDLIDLPNTMSYVPSLAVGFIAAAVVGYLSIHWLLGYLAKRSLYLFAWYRIAFGLLCFIAAFVRGQFSF; encoded by the coding sequence ATGTCTATATTTCAATCGTTCATTCTTGGCCTCGTTCAAGGCGTCACCGAATTTCTCCCCATCTCCTCCACCGCCCACCTCATTCTTGTTCCCTGGCTCCTCAACTGGTCATTTAACGAAGAAGCCGTCTTTGCCTTCAACGTCCTGGTTCAACTGGGAACCGTGACTGCCGTCATCCTCTACTTCCGGCGCGACCTGTGGAAGATCGCTCTGGCCGTTCTCAATGGCATCCGGCGTGGGCGGCCCTTTGTCTCCGACAATGCCCGGCTGGGCTGGCTGGTGGTCGCCGCCACCGTTCCGGCGGCCATCATCGGCCTGCTCTTCAAACGATTCTTCGAAGCCTTGCACCACAACCCTTTGCTCATCGCCTCCATTGTGGCCGGCGCGGCGGCGCTGTTCCTCGTCGAGCGCATCAGCCGGCACGACCGGGACCTGAGCGCCCTCACCTGGCGCGACGCCGTCATCATCGGTTGCTCGCAGGCGCTGGCGCTGTTGCCCGGCGTCTCACGCTCGGCGGCCACCATCTCCGGCGGGCTGGTTCTGGGTCTCAAGCGCGACGCGGCCGCCCGCTTCAGCTTCCTCATGTCCATTCCCATTCTCATCGCCGCCAGCGCCATCGCCGTCAAAGACCTGATTGACCTGCCAAACACAATGTCGTACGTTCCCTCACTCGCCGTCGGGTTCATCGCCGCCGCCGTCGTCGGCTACCTTTCCATCCACTGGTTGTTGGGGTATCTTGCCAAACGATCGTTGTATCTGTTTGCCTGGTATCGCATCGCCTTCGGTTTATTGTGCTTCATCGCCGCCTTCGTTCGTGGGCAGTTCTCTTTTTGA
- the tgt gene encoding tRNA guanosine(34) transglycosylase Tgt, which translates to MFEFELTARSGRARAGVFHTQHGDLLTPVFAPVGTQGTVKAVTPAQLEELDVSLVLANTYHLYLRPGDELVKALGGLHEFMRWPGPVLTDSGGFQVFSLSGTRKIDDDGVTFKSHIDGTMHRFTPEKSVDIQNNLGADIIMAFDECAPPLDRDYNEIALARTHAWAARCREHHRRNDQALFGIVQGGVFPDLREDSAQFLMGLDFPGYAIGGLAVGETKAEMHTTIELLDPILPEHKPRYLMGVGSPEDLVNSVRRGVDIFDCVLPTRLARNAAAMTRTGRLNMKNAQYARDPGPVEEGCSCYCCANFTRAYIRHLIVAKEILASTLLSIHNIHVLLTLMREMRAAILDGAFESYANNFLQNYIPVGGQTPGDDRQVLED; encoded by the coding sequence ATGTTTGAATTTGAACTAACCGCTCGCTCTGGCCGCGCCCGCGCCGGGGTATTTCATACACAACACGGCGACCTGCTTACGCCCGTCTTCGCTCCGGTTGGCACGCAAGGCACGGTCAAGGCCGTCACGCCTGCTCAACTGGAAGAGTTAGACGTGTCGCTGGTGCTGGCCAACACCTATCATCTTTACCTGCGGCCCGGCGATGAACTGGTGAAAGCGCTCGGCGGCCTTCACGAGTTCATGCGCTGGCCCGGCCCGGTGCTCACCGACAGCGGCGGCTTTCAGGTCTTCTCGCTCTCCGGCACGCGCAAGATTGACGACGACGGCGTAACCTTCAAGAGTCACATTGACGGCACGATGCACCGCTTCACCCCGGAGAAATCCGTTGACATTCAAAACAACCTCGGCGCGGACATCATCATGGCCTTCGACGAGTGCGCGCCGCCGCTCGACCGCGACTACAACGAGATCGCCCTGGCCCGCACCCACGCCTGGGCGGCGCGTTGCCGCGAGCATCACCGGCGAAACGATCAGGCCTTGTTTGGCATCGTGCAGGGCGGCGTCTTTCCAGACTTGCGCGAAGACTCGGCGCAGTTTCTAATGGGCCTCGACTTTCCCGGCTACGCCATCGGCGGGTTGGCGGTGGGCGAGACGAAAGCTGAAATGCACACCACGATTGAACTGCTCGACCCGATCCTGCCGGAGCACAAGCCGCGCTACTTGATGGGTGTCGGCTCGCCTGAAGATTTGGTGAACAGTGTCCGGCGTGGCGTGGACATTTTTGACTGTGTTCTGCCCACGCGACTGGCCCGCAACGCGGCGGCCATGACCCGAACCGGGCGGCTGAACATGAAGAATGCTCAGTACGCCCGCGATCCCGGCCCGGTGGAAGAAGGGTGCAGTTGTTATTGTTGCGCCAACTTCACCCGCGCCTACATCCGTCACCTCATCGTCGCCAAAGAAATTCTGGCCTCAACCTTGCTCTCCATCCACAACATTCACGTCCTGCTGACTCTCATGCGCGAAATGCGGGCCGCCATTCTCGACGGCGCATTTGAAAGCTACGCCAACAACTTCCTGCAAAACTATATTCCGGTCGGCGGCCAAACGCCCGGCGACGACCGGCAGGTTCTCGAAGACTGA
- a CDS encoding SLC13 family permease: protein MTPQIAIVFVILLIATTLLITEKLRSDVIALLTLSALGLTGLVGPQDVFAGFSRPAVITILSIFIITAGLERTGATRAIGNRLLRLAGASEARLIPLIMVAGAAFSLVMNNIAAGAVLLPAVVGITRQTDLKPSKLLMPLSFATMLGGMATLLTTSNILVSNALREANLKAFSLFDFAPVGIPIVIVGILYMLLVGRRLLPERNPGGSGRATTPRELAEVYGLKQGVSQVYVCAGSSMAGNPVKETGWSEKLGLTVIGVSRGGHVTLSPGKSFVILEGDVVLAGGQTDDTDLAYYGLIRTDDPTWKGDLASDDVDLVELILSPRSEFINKTLKEINFRGKYGLSVLSIWRKGAAIRDALGDIPLQWGDALLAQGPHHKIKIVRADPNMLVLDEDDAPLVQPRKAPLAVLIVTAALALATFEILPIAEAAFAAALALVLAGCLTMDEAYRSIEWRSIFLIAGFIPLGIALEHSGAAALIGQALAAMLGRFGPVVMAGGLFLATTLILQVVGNVGSAVIFAPIAITAAQQMGSDPRAFAMAVALGTSMAFLTPTAHPVNVMMMGPGGYTVRDFIKVGWGLTAALFIVVVVVLPIVWRL, encoded by the coding sequence ATGACTCCCCAAATCGCTATCGTCTTTGTCATTCTGCTCATCGCCACAACGTTGCTGATCACCGAGAAGCTCCGGTCGGATGTGATTGCGCTGTTGACGTTGAGCGCGCTGGGGCTGACCGGGCTGGTGGGGCCGCAGGACGTGTTCGCCGGGTTCAGCCGCCCCGCCGTCATCACCATTCTTTCCATCTTCATCATCACCGCCGGGCTGGAGCGCACCGGGGCCACGCGGGCCATTGGCAACCGTTTGCTCAGGCTGGCCGGGGCCAGTGAGGCGCGGCTCATCCCGCTCATCATGGTTGCCGGGGCGGCCTTCTCACTGGTGATGAACAACATCGCCGCCGGGGCGGTGCTTCTGCCCGCCGTCGTCGGCATCACCCGCCAGACCGATCTTAAACCCTCGAAACTGCTCATGCCGCTCTCGTTCGCCACGATGCTCGGCGGCATGGCCACCCTGCTCACCACCTCCAACATTCTGGTGAGCAACGCCTTGCGCGAAGCGAACCTCAAGGCCTTCTCGTTGTTCGACTTCGCCCCGGTCGGCATCCCGATTGTGATCGTGGGCATCCTTTATATGTTGCTGGTCGGGCGGCGGCTCCTGCCAGAGCGCAACCCCGGCGGTTCGGGCCGGGCGACGACGCCCCGCGAGTTGGCCGAAGTGTACGGCCTCAAGCAGGGCGTGTCGCAGGTGTATGTTTGCGCCGGGTCTTCCATGGCCGGCAACCCGGTGAAGGAAACCGGGTGGAGCGAGAAGCTGGGGCTGACGGTGATCGGCGTGTCACGCGGCGGCCACGTCACCCTCTCGCCGGGCAAGTCGTTTGTGATTCTGGAAGGCGACGTGGTGCTGGCCGGCGGCCAGACCGACGACACCGACCTGGCTTACTATGGCCTGATCCGCACCGACGACCCGACCTGGAAGGGCGACCTGGCCTCCGACGATGTTGATCTGGTGGAACTGATTCTGTCGCCGCGCTCCGAGTTCATCAACAAGACGTTGAAGGAGATCAACTTTCGCGGCAAGTACGGGTTATCGGTGCTGTCCATCTGGCGCAAAGGCGCGGCTATTCGTGACGCGCTGGGCGATATTCCTTTGCAGTGGGGCGACGCTTTGCTGGCGCAGGGGCCGCATCACAAAATCAAAATCGTTCGTGCCGACCCGAACATGCTGGTGCTGGACGAGGACGACGCGCCGCTGGTTCAACCGCGCAAAGCGCCGCTGGCGGTGTTGATCGTCACCGCCGCCCTGGCTCTGGCCACCTTCGAGATTCTGCCCATCGCCGAGGCCGCGTTCGCGGCGGCCCTGGCGCTGGTGCTGGCCGGCTGTCTCACCATGGATGAAGCCTACCGTTCCATCGAGTGGCGCTCCATTTTTTTGATCGCCGGATTCATTCCGCTGGGCATCGCCCTCGAACACAGCGGCGCGGCGGCCCTCATCGGCCAGGCGCTGGCGGCGATGTTGGGACGGTTCGGGCCGGTAGTCATGGCCGGCGGCCTCTTTCTGGCGACGACCTTGATTCTGCAAGTGGTGGGCAACGTCGGTTCAGCCGTCATCTTTGCCCCCATTGCCATCACTGCCGCCCAGCAGATGGGCAGTGACCCGCGCGCCTTTGCCATGGCCGTTGCCCTCGGCACCTCCATGGCCTTTCTCACGCCCACCGCCCACCCGGTGAACGTGATGATGATGGGGCCTGGCGGCTACACCGTCCGCGACTTCATCAAAGTGGGCTGGGGGTTGACGGCGGCGTTGTTTATCGTAGTGGTCGTTGTTCTACCGATTGTCTGGAGGCTATGA
- the alr gene encoding alanine racemase, whose product MNRPTFAVVNLAAIQHNLRRLREITKTNVMAVVKANAYGHGAVEAARTAAEAGCDWLGVAFAAEGLALRQAGLKANILVLGYTPPDLATEAIEHDLSLAVYDEEVAKSYSDAARSLNKRARLHVKVDTGMGRLGTPPTEGATLVRQVKQLPGVEVEGLFTHFASADETDLSFAHEQLARFQRVLSALNGERPPWVHAANSAAALGLPEARFDLVRVGIAMYGLDPSPDVPVPADFIPALEWKSIVAQVRLMPPGAPISYGREYVTKGEEQIAVVPVGYADGFRRFPKNVAHVLIGGKRAPVVGRVCMDQIMVNVTDVGEVKRGDEVVLIGGQGRARLSADDAATWWGTINYDVTSGIMARVPRVYGG is encoded by the coding sequence ATGAACCGTCCAACCTTTGCCGTCGTCAACCTGGCCGCTATTCAACACAACCTGCGCCGCCTGCGCGAGATTACGAAGACCAACGTGATGGCGGTGGTGAAGGCCAACGCTTACGGCCACGGCGCGGTTGAGGCGGCGCGGACGGCGGCGGAGGCCGGCTGTGACTGGCTGGGCGTGGCCTTTGCGGCTGAAGGCCTGGCCCTCAGGCAGGCCGGGTTGAAGGCCAACATTCTGGTGCTGGGCTACACGCCGCCCGATCTGGCAACCGAAGCCATCGAACACGATCTCTCGCTGGCCGTCTACGACGAAGAGGTGGCGAAATCATATTCGGACGCGGCGCGAAGTTTGAACAAACGCGCCAGGCTTCACGTCAAAGTGGACACCGGCATGGGTCGGCTGGGGACGCCGCCAACTGAGGGGGCGACTCTGGTGAGGCAGGTGAAGCAGTTGCCCGGCGTGGAAGTCGAAGGCCTCTTCACCCACTTTGCCTCTGCCGACGAAACCGACTTAAGTTTCGCTCACGAACAACTGGCCCGCTTTCAGCGTGTGCTCTCGGCGTTGAACGGCGAGCGCCCGCCCTGGGTTCATGCCGCCAACTCGGCGGCGGCGCTCGGCCTGCCCGAAGCGCGATTCGATCTGGTGCGAGTCGGCATCGCCATGTACGGCCTCGACCCCTCGCCCGACGTTCCGGTTCCTGCGGACTTCATCCCGGCGCTTGAGTGGAAATCCATCGTGGCCCAGGTGCGTCTCATGCCGCCGGGCGCGCCGATCAGTTACGGGCGCGAATACGTCACCAAAGGCGAGGAACAAATCGCCGTCGTCCCGGTTGGCTACGCCGACGGTTTCCGGCGCTTCCCCAAAAATGTGGCCCACGTCCTCATCGGCGGCAAACGCGCCCCGGTGGTGGGCCGGGTGTGCATGGATCAGATCATGGTCAACGTCACCGATGTTGGCGAGGTGAAGCGCGGCGACGAGGTGGTATTGATCGGCGGGCAGGGCAGGGCGCGACTCTCTGCCGATGACGCCGCCACCTGGTGGGGAACGATCAATTATGACGTGACCAGCGGCATTATGGCTCGCGTGCCGAGGGTGTATGGTGGTTGA